GCTGCGTATAAGCTAGCTTTAGCTAACGCGGCACTTCCCCAAGAGACGGCCCCAACAGTAAATTCCTTGTCGTCGGTCAATGAAGCCGGACACATTCCCCTAACGGGGCTGCAACAGAAAGAAGGTGGTGAAGAGGTTCATGAAATTGCACTGGGGCTGCGAGCCTATCGTCAGCAGCTTTTGGCATCGAATATCGCAAATGCAGATACGCCCGGTTACAAGGCAGTCGATATTGATTTTCAGGAAGCATTGCGTATTTCGAGGACGATAGTGCTAGGGTTGGCTGGAAAACTTTTGGCAACCTCCGCAGGACACTTGTCCCATCAGGCAACAATTCGATATTCCAGCATTCCGCTGAAATATCATGTTCCCCAACAGGCCAGTATTGATGGTAATACCGTTGAAATGGATGTAGAGATGGCCAAATTTACCGGGAATGCTTTGATGTATCAGTTCGCCATGGATCGGGCGGGAGGACACTATAAGGAAATGCTGGGGTTGCTGAAGGGTCTTACATGACAGACGTTATTGTGAAGTATATTTTAACTGGACGAAAGGAGCACCAAAATGATCAAGTACGGATTCGGAAAAACCGTTAACAAGTCATTCGACGACGCG
This genomic interval from Sulfurirhabdus autotrophica contains the following:
- the flgB gene encoding flagellar basal body rod protein FlgB, with protein sequence MSQINGIGNVTYSALPLAAENDFSSQGATQTFSAAYKLALANAALPQETAPTVNSLSSVNEAGHIPLTGLQQKEGGEEVHEIALGLRAYRQQLLASNIANADTPGYKAVDIDFQEALRISRTIVLGLAGKLLATSAGHLSHQATIRYSSIPLKYHVPQQASIDGNTVEMDVEMAKFTGNALMYQFAMDRAGGHYKEMLGLLKGLT